One genomic region from Rubinisphaera margarita encodes:
- a CDS encoding NADPH-dependent assimilatory sulfite reductase hemoprotein subunit, producing MSDTDQKISTDSLSKMEGIKAASNQLRGTIGEELQNSDDSFSGDAAQLLKFHGTYQQDNRDLRNRKDDEGNRLGKAYSCMIRTGPPGGKLTADQFLTELDLADQYGEGTLRLTSRQALQLHSILKTDLQKTIHEITRIKLNSYAACGDVNRNVMCNPAPYRNNPVLEQMQETTDALAAHLKPRSTAYFDFWVTDPDGEKQQVAEFKPVEEPIYGESYLPRKFKIGVALPEDNHIDVLTQDLGFVAIVENDAVIGYDVYVGGGMGRTPAKKETYPALGKPMAFVVPGEACAVAEAVVKVQRDFGNREDRKVARMKYLVDNWGIEKFRDKVAEYYGKPLAPVNGALITGVDDYMGWREQGDGKLFLGINIENGRIKDEGSLRIKTGLREVLNKYKMPVRLTALQSMILCDINPADKDEISRILTQNGIKLAEDYTLTRRFAIACPALPMCGLAVTESERVMPSLLDEIEAELARQGLEGERISVHMTGCPNGCARPYTPDIGLVGRAVNKYTLFLGGNVLGTRLAFLYKDMVKFEDIVPTLAPIFAYYKEARNDDETFGDFCDRKGLDDLENRSAAAA from the coding sequence ATGTCCGATACCGATCAGAAAATTTCCACGGACTCCCTGTCGAAAATGGAAGGGATCAAGGCCGCTTCGAACCAGTTGCGGGGAACCATTGGCGAAGAGCTGCAAAACAGCGACGACAGCTTCTCCGGTGATGCCGCCCAGCTGCTGAAGTTCCACGGCACCTACCAGCAGGACAACCGCGACCTCCGCAACCGCAAGGACGACGAGGGGAACCGGCTGGGCAAAGCCTACAGCTGCATGATCCGCACCGGCCCTCCGGGCGGTAAGCTGACCGCCGATCAGTTCCTGACCGAGCTCGATCTGGCTGATCAGTACGGCGAAGGAACGCTGCGGCTGACGTCCCGTCAGGCCTTGCAGCTGCACAGTATTCTGAAAACCGATCTGCAGAAGACGATCCACGAGATCACCCGCATCAAGCTGAATTCCTACGCCGCCTGTGGCGATGTGAATCGCAACGTGATGTGCAATCCGGCTCCGTACAGGAACAACCCGGTCCTGGAGCAGATGCAGGAAACGACCGACGCCTTGGCCGCTCATCTCAAGCCGCGGTCAACCGCCTACTTCGATTTCTGGGTCACCGATCCCGATGGCGAGAAGCAGCAGGTTGCCGAGTTCAAACCGGTCGAAGAGCCGATTTACGGCGAATCCTACCTGCCTCGCAAATTCAAGATTGGCGTCGCGCTGCCGGAAGACAATCACATCGATGTTCTGACGCAGGACCTCGGCTTCGTCGCGATTGTCGAGAACGACGCCGTCATCGGTTACGACGTCTACGTCGGCGGTGGCATGGGCCGCACGCCCGCCAAGAAAGAAACGTACCCCGCGCTCGGCAAGCCGATGGCTTTCGTGGTGCCGGGAGAAGCCTGTGCCGTGGCCGAAGCCGTGGTGAAGGTTCAGCGCGACTTCGGCAACCGGGAAGACCGGAAGGTCGCCCGCATGAAGTACCTGGTCGACAACTGGGGCATCGAGAAGTTCCGTGACAAGGTCGCTGAGTATTACGGTAAGCCGCTGGCTCCGGTGAACGGGGCTCTGATCACCGGCGTCGACGATTACATGGGCTGGCGGGAGCAGGGAGACGGCAAGCTGTTTCTCGGCATCAATATCGAGAACGGCCGCATCAAGGATGAAGGCTCGCTGCGGATCAAAACCGGTCTGCGGGAAGTCCTCAACAAGTACAAGATGCCGGTCCGTCTGACCGCTCTGCAGTCGATGATCCTCTGTGACATCAACCCGGCCGACAAGGACGAGATTTCGCGGATCCTGACCCAGAACGGCATCAAGCTGGCGGAAGATTACACGCTGACCCGCCGGTTCGCGATCGCCTGCCCCGCTCTGCCGATGTGCGGTCTGGCCGTGACGGAATCGGAACGGGTGATGCCTTCGCTGCTCGATGAGATTGAAGCCGAACTGGCTCGACAGGGACTCGAAGGCGAACGCATCAGTGTTCACATGACGGGCTGCCCGAACGGATGTGCTCGTCCTTACACGCCGGATATCGGTCTGGTCGGACGAGCCGTCAACAAATATACGCTGTTCCTCGGTGGCAACGTCCTGGGAACGCGGCTGGCCTTCCTCTACAAGGATATGGTTAAGTTCGAAGACATCGTGCCGACACTGGCACCGATCTTCGCGTACTACAAGGAAGCCCGCAACGACGACGAAACGTTCGGCGACTTCTGCGATCGCAAAGGTCTGGATGACCTGGAAAATCGCTCGGCGGCAGCAGCCTGA
- a CDS encoding MarR family winged helix-turn-helix transcriptional regulator: MPDPERPGFVISRLAYLFRMRIEEVLAENGSELSAEESALLMVLVEAGQPLRRGEFAEIMLRDRTTITRQLDGLERKGLVRREPDPSDGRAILIHPTPRGTKLISKLLPPFKALRNSLKRGLTVDEWKLGLKVMSQMMDNLIALDEKA, encoded by the coding sequence ATGCCCGATCCTGAACGCCCCGGATTTGTGATCAGCCGCCTGGCGTATCTGTTTCGGATGCGGATCGAAGAGGTGCTGGCCGAGAATGGATCAGAGCTCTCGGCGGAAGAGTCCGCGCTGCTGATGGTGCTGGTCGAAGCCGGCCAGCCATTGCGGCGAGGCGAGTTCGCCGAGATCATGCTCCGCGACCGGACCACCATCACGCGGCAACTCGATGGTCTGGAGCGGAAGGGCCTGGTCCGTCGCGAACCGGACCCGAGCGACGGACGAGCCATCCTGATTCACCCGACCCCCCGCGGAACGAAGCTGATCAGTAAACTGCTCCCGCCGTTCAAGGCCCTGCGAAACAGTCTGAAACGGGGACTGACTGTCGACGAATGGAAACTCGGCCTGAAAGTAATGAGCCAGATGATGGACAACCTGATCGCCCTGGACGAGAAGGCGTGA
- a CDS encoding SDR family oxidoreductase, whose amino-acid sequence MAKIAVTAASGHLGGEIVKAVVDLIGSNHVIGLARTPENAASLGVEIRPGDYESREQLENSLAGIETVLLVSGMDDPAKRIEQHRNVIEAAKAAGVRKLVYTSVQGAEQGTAFSPIVHSNRQTEQDVRESGLDWVIGRNGIYIEPDIDYLDTYRTQGEIANCAGDGKCGYTTRPELAAAYAHLLTESKHNGQTYNLHGEPITQQQLTHFLNETFGTDLKYRSMSVEEYRQDRIAELGDFIGTVIAGIYEGIRNGALNNESHFAQAAGREHQSWTTYFDNLATTRR is encoded by the coding sequence ATGGCGAAGATCGCAGTAACGGCGGCCAGTGGCCACCTTGGCGGAGAGATTGTCAAAGCCGTGGTCGATCTGATCGGCTCGAACCATGTCATCGGGCTGGCCCGCACTCCCGAGAACGCGGCTTCCCTCGGCGTGGAGATTCGACCCGGCGATTACGAATCTCGAGAGCAGCTCGAAAATTCGCTCGCTGGAATCGAGACCGTGCTGCTGGTGTCCGGCATGGATGATCCGGCGAAACGCATCGAGCAGCATCGCAATGTCATCGAAGCAGCGAAGGCGGCGGGCGTCCGCAAGCTTGTCTACACCAGCGTTCAGGGAGCCGAGCAGGGGACCGCCTTCTCCCCGATCGTGCACAGCAACCGGCAAACCGAACAGGATGTCCGCGAAAGCGGCCTCGACTGGGTCATCGGTCGTAACGGGATCTACATCGAACCCGACATTGACTATCTCGACACCTACCGAACACAGGGCGAAATCGCCAACTGCGCCGGCGACGGAAAATGCGGCTACACCACCCGTCCTGAACTTGCCGCTGCTTACGCTCACCTGCTGACCGAATCGAAACACAACGGGCAGACGTACAACCTGCACGGCGAGCCGATCACCCAACAGCAGTTGACTCACTTTCTGAACGAGACTTTCGGAACGGATCTGAAATACCGTTCGATGTCGGTCGAAGAGTATCGGCAGGATCGCATCGCCGAACTGGGCGACTTTATCGGCACGGTCATCGCCGGCATTTATGAGGGCATCCGCAACGGCGCCCTCAATAACGAAAGCCATTTCGCGCAGGCCGCCGGCCGCGAGCACCAGAGTTGGACAACGTACTTCGACAATCTGGCAACAACGAGAAGATAA
- a CDS encoding alkyl/aryl-sulfatase, producing the protein MSFISKSACLTLALCLVAGVAHADTQVEPQTAKKMLNTQSQQFEQQVVKVADNVFTAVGFHGANTSMIVGTDGVIIVDTLMGPTSAGKAMEAFREYSDKPVKAIVYTHSHGDHTGGTSAFIGRNRPDVYAAENFGSAEGVNEDLRPIAGKRGARQFGRSLSDEEKTNRGVAPANTYDRDRGEGFIPPNRLIPQDGLKTTIAGVEIEFHRGPGETDDAIYLWLPREKVLFSGDNFYQAFPNLYAIRGTGYRNVMKWSDSVGEMAKLKPHALVPGHTTPILGEEKSVEMLSNYSEAIRSVYEQTIAGINAGKGPDLLAHEVELPKHLQDKPYLTEFYGSVPHAVRAIYSGLLGWYDGNPSTLSPLEPKLKATKMAELAGGTAQLTEKMEAALAAKDYQWALELSDHVKWLEDADRKRARQVKIEALRGLAAREYNAPNRNYYSSYANELESGQLSEVWF; encoded by the coding sequence ATGTCTTTCATTTCCAAGTCGGCCTGCCTGACGCTCGCTCTGTGCCTGGTAGCCGGAGTCGCACACGCCGACACGCAGGTTGAACCGCAGACCGCGAAGAAGATGCTCAACACTCAGTCGCAGCAGTTCGAGCAGCAGGTGGTCAAAGTCGCTGACAACGTCTTCACCGCAGTCGGCTTCCACGGGGCGAACACCTCGATGATTGTCGGCACCGACGGCGTCATCATTGTCGATACGCTCATGGGACCAACCAGTGCCGGCAAGGCGATGGAGGCGTTTCGTGAGTACAGCGACAAACCGGTGAAAGCGATCGTCTATACGCACAGTCACGGCGATCACACCGGGGGAACCAGTGCCTTCATCGGAAGGAATCGCCCCGACGTTTATGCGGCCGAGAACTTCGGCTCGGCGGAGGGAGTGAACGAAGACCTGCGTCCCATCGCCGGGAAACGGGGAGCCCGCCAGTTCGGACGCTCGTTGTCTGACGAGGAGAAAACCAATCGCGGCGTCGCCCCCGCCAATACCTACGATCGCGACCGTGGCGAAGGCTTCATTCCTCCCAATCGTCTGATTCCCCAAGATGGTTTGAAAACGACTATCGCGGGAGTCGAGATCGAGTTCCATCGCGGCCCCGGCGAGACTGACGATGCCATCTACCTCTGGCTGCCCCGGGAGAAGGTGCTGTTCTCAGGCGATAACTTCTATCAGGCCTTCCCCAACCTTTACGCCATTCGAGGCACCGGCTACCGCAACGTGATGAAGTGGTCGGACAGCGTCGGAGAGATGGCGAAGCTGAAGCCGCACGCGCTCGTTCCCGGCCACACCACGCCGATTCTGGGGGAAGAGAAGTCCGTTGAGATGCTGAGCAACTACAGCGAAGCGATTCGCAGCGTCTACGAGCAGACGATCGCGGGAATCAACGCGGGGAAGGGACCAGATCTGCTGGCCCATGAAGTGGAGCTGCCGAAACATCTGCAGGACAAGCCGTATCTCACCGAATTCTACGGCTCGGTTCCTCATGCCGTCCGCGCCATCTATTCAGGACTGCTCGGCTGGTACGATGGCAATCCGTCGACGTTGAGTCCGTTGGAGCCGAAGCTCAAAGCGACAAAGATGGCCGAACTGGCCGGCGGCACCGCTCAGCTGACTGAGAAAATGGAAGCTGCCCTCGCGGCGAAAGACTACCAGTGGGCGCTCGAACTTTCGGACCATGTGAAGTGGCTGGAAGACGCCGACCGAAAACGGGCCCGCCAGGTCAAGATCGAAGCCCTGCGCGGTCTCGCTGCCCGCGAATACAATGCCCCAAACCGGAACTACTACTCCAGCTACGCCAACGAACTCGAGTCGGGGCAGCTGAGCGAAGTCTGGTTCTAG
- a CDS encoding NAD(P)-dependent oxidoreductase: MKVCIVGASGKLGRYMVQHCLDRGYEVVGVCRPKSVDKLEAFRDQIRIEPGFTNDRDVIGRAVAGCDGVLTVLVPWGVNDYASGTAQAVLDHAEPDARLIFSCGWHISKDGQDVYSRMFLTLLKVAGWIARTLRLVDIDDQVEACRRIFASPLKWTVVRGSDLKEGESEGLPVWSKHIGDPILASNRTRRIDFALFMVDALTNDTLIHEAPAIVSCQSESALAHATAADA; the protein is encoded by the coding sequence ATGAAAGTATGCATTGTCGGAGCCTCCGGGAAACTGGGCCGTTATATGGTCCAGCATTGTCTGGATCGGGGCTACGAGGTGGTCGGGGTCTGTCGGCCGAAGAGTGTGGATAAGCTGGAGGCGTTTCGGGATCAGATCCGAATTGAGCCGGGGTTCACGAATGATCGCGATGTCATCGGACGAGCCGTGGCGGGGTGTGATGGCGTGTTGACAGTGCTCGTGCCGTGGGGTGTAAACGACTATGCGTCCGGAACCGCTCAGGCAGTGCTTGATCATGCCGAGCCGGACGCCCGGCTGATTTTCTCCTGCGGTTGGCACATTTCAAAGGATGGCCAGGACGTCTACTCCCGGATGTTTCTGACGCTGCTGAAAGTCGCCGGCTGGATCGCGCGGACGCTCCGGCTGGTTGACATCGATGATCAAGTCGAAGCCTGCCGCCGGATTTTTGCGAGTCCTCTCAAGTGGACCGTCGTTCGCGGCAGCGACCTCAAGGAAGGGGAAAGCGAAGGTCTGCCCGTCTGGAGCAAACATATCGGCGATCCCATCCTTGCCAGCAACCGCACCCGCCGCATTGACTTCGCCCTGTTCATGGTCGACGCCCTGACCAACGACACCCTCATCCACGAAGCCCCGGCGATCGTCAGCTGCCAGTCGGAATCGGCCCTGGCCCATGCGACTGCCGCCGACGCATGA
- a CDS encoding threonine ammonia-lyase, producing the protein MSIQPPTIADVHAALPVLRRHLSPVPLVRSWRLEQELGLSPGRRVWLKDYGWTPVGSFKLMGALNWMAANAERIGDRPVAAHSSGNFASGISFAGSRYGKRVIVVMPDTAPKVKFDRTRSFGAEVRTYNIATDHETGERDRLTRQIAEEEQAIQASPYDDPYVIAGNGVGGLEIVDELRRQERTLSHFLCPVSGGGLMAGLALAIADGCPDAAIIGVEPSEADDFNRSLAAGKRVRLDRPKSICDGLLSYDVGEYNWPILKQHVTTACAVPDEETCQAMRWLYEAHGLRTEPSGAIAVAAALKGKMSLEGDGDVVLVISGRNVDEEAFRGWIGEA; encoded by the coding sequence ATGTCGATTCAACCGCCCACGATTGCCGATGTTCATGCGGCTCTCCCCGTTCTCCGGCGTCATCTTTCGCCGGTGCCGCTCGTTCGTTCGTGGCGGCTGGAGCAGGAGTTGGGGCTGTCGCCGGGCCGGCGGGTCTGGCTGAAGGATTATGGCTGGACACCAGTCGGATCGTTCAAGTTGATGGGAGCCCTGAACTGGATGGCGGCAAATGCGGAGCGGATTGGCGACCGGCCTGTCGCGGCTCATTCCTCGGGGAACTTCGCATCGGGAATTTCGTTCGCCGGCTCGCGATATGGCAAGCGGGTCATCGTCGTGATGCCCGATACGGCTCCCAAAGTGAAGTTCGATCGGACTCGATCCTTTGGAGCCGAGGTCCGCACGTATAACATCGCCACCGATCATGAAACCGGCGAGCGGGACCGGCTGACGCGGCAGATCGCCGAGGAAGAACAGGCGATTCAGGCCTCGCCGTACGACGATCCTTACGTCATCGCCGGCAATGGCGTCGGCGGCCTGGAGATCGTCGACGAATTGCGGCGACAGGAACGAACACTGTCGCACTTCCTCTGCCCGGTCAGCGGCGGTGGACTCATGGCCGGTCTGGCTCTGGCGATTGCCGACGGCTGCCCCGATGCAGCCATCATCGGCGTCGAACCCTCGGAAGCCGACGATTTCAACCGCTCTCTCGCAGCCGGGAAGCGCGTCCGGCTCGATCGCCCGAAAAGCATCTGCGACGGCCTGCTCTCTTACGACGTCGGCGAATACAACTGGCCCATTCTCAAGCAGCACGTGACCACCGCCTGCGCCGTTCCCGACGAAGAAACCTGCCAGGCGATGCGCTGGCTCTATGAAGCCCATGGCCTGAGAACCGAACCCTCCGGAGCGATCGCCGTTGCCGCCGCGTTGAAGGGGAAGATGTCGCTGGAAGGTGACGGAGATGTGGTGCTGGTCATCAGCGGGAGAAATGTCGATGAAGAGGCGTTTCGAGGATGGATCGGGGAAGCGTGA
- a CDS encoding endonuclease/exonuclease/phosphatase family protein produces MNLSRRQFCTALGAAGISAATLPVFGMEVAPQSLRVIAYNIYACKGWPADRPLAKRAVNQGQMARRLAMELALYEPDIINFSESPSEEITKEIAGYLGMNHVRFPSGGNWPGTLLSKFEITESANAPLGYERPKDLFTRHWGRGVVQLPDGEPLIVHSAHLYPVADPTVRLKEIPAMLKSMKPDLDAGRSMLLIGDLNHGPDTEEYKLWTDAGWVDTFAKVGAGKGLTIKADRPEYRIDYVMAAGPIAKRIRESRPLFEGNFRVNVDDPESFALSDHLPQLAVFDGRE; encoded by the coding sequence ATGAATCTCTCTCGACGTCAGTTTTGCACTGCTCTCGGAGCAGCCGGAATCTCTGCGGCAACGCTGCCCGTCTTCGGGATGGAAGTGGCGCCGCAGTCACTGCGGGTGATCGCTTACAACATCTATGCTTGCAAAGGCTGGCCCGCAGATCGGCCGCTGGCGAAGAGAGCCGTAAATCAGGGTCAGATGGCGCGGCGGCTGGCGATGGAGCTGGCATTGTACGAGCCGGACATCATCAACTTTTCCGAGTCGCCCAGCGAAGAAATTACGAAGGAAATCGCCGGATATCTCGGCATGAATCACGTTCGCTTTCCGAGCGGCGGGAACTGGCCGGGCACGCTGCTCAGCAAATTCGAGATCACAGAATCCGCGAATGCTCCGCTCGGCTATGAACGGCCAAAGGATCTGTTTACCCGACACTGGGGACGCGGCGTGGTGCAGCTGCCGGATGGCGAGCCGTTGATTGTCCACTCGGCGCATCTCTATCCCGTGGCCGATCCAACCGTGCGGCTCAAAGAGATTCCCGCCATGCTGAAGTCGATGAAGCCTGATCTCGACGCCGGGCGTTCGATGCTGCTGATCGGCGATCTGAATCACGGGCCGGACACCGAAGAGTACAAACTCTGGACCGATGCCGGCTGGGTCGATACCTTCGCCAAAGTGGGAGCCGGAAAAGGGCTGACGATCAAAGCCGATCGCCCAGAGTATCGAATCGACTACGTGATGGCCGCCGGACCGATCGCAAAACGGATCCGCGAATCGCGTCCGTTGTTTGAAGGAAACTTCCGCGTGAACGTCGACGATCCGGAATCGTTTGCGTTGAGCGATCATCTGCCGCAGCTGGCAGTGTTTGATGGCAGGGAGTGA
- the hflX gene encoding GTPase HflX — protein sequence MSQPLRDTLKVQARRAVLVGLFEPGISAAQKEHALDELAGLAETAGCEIVGRLIQLRDSPDPATFLGKGKIEELRLLMERNDAELAIFDNSLSPSQGKNIESAVKSIVVDRSEVILDIFATHARTYEAKLQVELAQLLYMRPRLKRMWTHLERIEGGIGSGRGPGEKQLELDRRMLDKRVSELRKKLESVEKRRERLVASRNEHFTVSLVGYTNAGKSTLMQALTGSEVYIANQLFATLDTKTRRWSIPKWGDILLSDTVGFVRDLPHHLVASFKSTLEEALQADLLLHVVDASNPDAMKHIETVESVLEEIGAGKKRTILVLNKVDRVPGHEQFFGDTDGHPTEPIEDRSWYDIVRHKFRDAISVSAVTGEGLTALRQAVIDELSRKFSTVDITASVSDGKLPAILGRLTEIEKTTYTDSEAVFRCRLPDGVIDRLEREHQIQVNRINDLAETYSHPSDQ from the coding sequence TTGAGTCAACCACTACGGGACACGTTAAAAGTCCAGGCCCGCCGAGCTGTGCTTGTAGGGCTGTTTGAACCTGGTATTTCCGCCGCTCAGAAAGAACACGCTCTGGATGAGTTGGCCGGCCTGGCGGAAACGGCTGGCTGCGAGATTGTTGGACGCCTGATCCAATTGCGGGATTCTCCCGATCCGGCGACTTTCCTCGGCAAGGGGAAGATCGAAGAGCTGCGGCTGCTCATGGAGCGGAATGACGCCGAGCTGGCCATCTTCGACAACAGCCTTTCGCCGTCGCAGGGCAAGAACATTGAGTCAGCCGTCAAGTCGATTGTGGTCGACCGCAGCGAAGTGATTCTCGATATCTTCGCCACGCATGCGCGAACGTACGAGGCCAAGCTGCAGGTCGAACTGGCTCAGCTGCTTTACATGCGTCCGCGACTGAAGCGGATGTGGACCCACCTTGAGCGTATTGAGGGGGGGATCGGCAGCGGGCGTGGTCCGGGGGAAAAGCAGCTCGAACTCGACCGCCGAATGCTCGACAAGCGGGTTTCGGAACTGCGGAAGAAACTGGAAAGCGTCGAGAAACGTCGCGAACGGCTCGTCGCCTCCCGCAACGAGCACTTCACCGTTTCACTCGTCGGCTACACCAACGCCGGCAAAAGCACGCTGATGCAGGCCCTGACCGGTTCCGAGGTTTACATCGCCAACCAGCTGTTTGCCACGCTCGATACCAAGACGCGACGGTGGAGCATCCCCAAATGGGGCGACATCCTCCTGAGCGATACGGTCGGGTTCGTGCGGGACCTGCCTCACCACCTGGTGGCCTCCTTCAAGTCGACTCTCGAAGAAGCGCTGCAGGCCGATCTGCTGCTGCATGTCGTCGATGCGAGTAATCCAGACGCGATGAAGCACATCGAGACCGTCGAATCCGTGCTCGAAGAAATTGGAGCCGGCAAGAAACGGACCATTCTCGTGCTCAACAAAGTCGACCGGGTTCCTGGTCACGAACAGTTCTTCGGCGATACCGACGGACATCCGACCGAGCCGATTGAAGATCGCAGCTGGTACGACATCGTTCGTCACAAGTTCCGCGATGCGATCAGCGTGAGTGCTGTGACCGGAGAAGGACTGACGGCATTGCGGCAGGCGGTCATTGACGAGCTGAGCCGAAAGTTCAGCACGGTCGACATCACGGCTTCCGTTTCCGATGGAAAGCTGCCCGCCATTCTCGGACGGCTGACCGAGATCGAGAAGACGACCTACACGGATTCCGAAGCGGTGTTCCGCTGCCGGCTGCCCGATGGCGTTATCGATCGACTCGAACGCGAGCACCAGATTCAGGTGAACCGGATCAACGATCTGGCGGAAACGTACTCGCATCCTTCGGATCAATAA
- the pilM gene encoding type IV pilus assembly protein PilM, which yields MPETRAVWGIEIGQAGLKAIKLRYAEAAHQVVAVGFDYIPHAKILSQPDAIPDELINEAITKFLSRNKLEGDIIAVGLPAQTSLARFIQLPPVEAGKVKEIVKYEAKQQIPFPLEDVIWDYQQMGGGDEAGGFMIDAEVGIFAMKRDQVMHQLRPFQNNKIEIELMQMAPLALFSYLSFDQLGIRPDGDGTPAADEHTAVLDMGADQSTIMVTNGEKIWIRNIPIGGNHFTRALTKEMKLTFAKAEHLKCNATKSPDPKAVFQALKPVFNDYLSEVQRSLGYWSSVSKGGEINKVVGCGNGFRMAGLQKFLEQNLELPVVRADEFKQLVGTSVLEAQLFRDNIMTFTVAYGLAVQAMGLSTAETTLLPPEIARAREIRRKKPWAAITAATLLTGLALSTIGTANAWRTVHTEPWDQTLSQSQQLQQTWSGYKSGYDSATGRYNSAKAVGATLVDGMKDTIWLEFYKSISECLPRDIGAALDEDNIEYRNRVLIKAITMENSDDLAGWYEGLSSHYIDLSHEAAASAGLQPLPAPEGEGYIVTLNGEHYHHIPDKPETDQGINYLVDRVIPALQAWTYQQEDGPRVDVRRMGISNPVITMAKQQIVNLQQRSKNFREKPRINVIDPRSNPQNTFDQPMDEGSLPETGLGYEDGQVQPGARPMDLREVHQTLFQIEFIWKPIPEEERLEADPLAPADAEGSGEDGADPEAT from the coding sequence ATGCCTGAAACGCGAGCTGTCTGGGGAATTGAGATCGGTCAGGCGGGCTTGAAGGCGATCAAGCTCCGTTACGCCGAGGCCGCCCACCAGGTTGTTGCCGTCGGTTTCGATTACATCCCCCACGCCAAGATTCTCAGCCAGCCGGACGCGATTCCCGATGAGCTGATCAACGAAGCAATCACCAAGTTCCTCTCCCGCAACAAGCTGGAGGGAGACATCATCGCGGTCGGTCTGCCGGCTCAGACCTCGCTGGCCCGATTTATCCAGCTGCCTCCGGTCGAAGCCGGCAAGGTCAAGGAAATCGTTAAGTACGAAGCCAAGCAGCAGATCCCCTTCCCGCTGGAAGACGTCATCTGGGACTACCAGCAGATGGGGGGCGGCGATGAGGCTGGCGGCTTCATGATCGACGCCGAGGTCGGCATCTTCGCCATGAAGCGTGACCAGGTCATGCATCAGCTGCGTCCGTTCCAGAACAACAAGATTGAAATCGAACTGATGCAGATGGCGCCATTGGCGCTGTTCTCGTATTTGTCGTTTGATCAGCTGGGGATTCGCCCCGATGGAGATGGAACTCCGGCTGCCGACGAGCATACCGCTGTGCTCGACATGGGAGCCGATCAGTCGACCATTATGGTCACCAACGGCGAAAAGATCTGGATCCGCAACATTCCGATCGGCGGTAATCATTTCACTCGGGCTCTGACGAAGGAAATGAAACTAACCTTCGCCAAGGCCGAGCACCTGAAGTGCAATGCGACCAAGTCGCCGGACCCGAAGGCTGTCTTCCAGGCTCTCAAACCGGTCTTCAACGACTATCTCTCGGAAGTGCAGCGTTCGCTGGGCTACTGGAGCAGCGTCTCCAAGGGTGGCGAAATCAACAAAGTCGTCGGCTGTGGGAATGGCTTCCGCATGGCCGGTCTGCAGAAGTTTCTGGAGCAGAACCTCGAGCTGCCAGTTGTCCGGGCCGATGAGTTCAAGCAGCTCGTCGGGACGTCTGTTCTGGAAGCGCAGCTGTTCCGCGACAACATCATGACATTCACCGTCGCCTACGGCCTGGCCGTGCAGGCAATGGGACTCTCGACAGCGGAAACGACACTGCTTCCGCCCGAGATTGCCCGCGCTCGGGAGATTCGACGGAAGAAGCCGTGGGCCGCCATTACAGCTGCGACGTTGTTAACCGGGCTGGCTCTGTCGACCATCGGAACAGCCAATGCGTGGCGGACCGTTCACACCGAACCGTGGGATCAAACTCTTTCGCAGTCCCAGCAACTTCAGCAGACCTGGAGCGGTTACAAGAGTGGCTATGATTCGGCGACCGGACGGTACAACTCCGCCAAAGCCGTGGGAGCCACCCTGGTCGACGGCATGAAGGACACGATCTGGCTTGAGTTCTACAAGTCGATCAGCGAATGCCTGCCGCGAGACATCGGAGCGGCACTGGACGAGGACAACATCGAATACCGCAACCGCGTCCTGATCAAAGCGATCACGATGGAGAACTCGGACGATCTGGCCGGCTGGTACGAGGGGCTCAGTTCTCACTACATCGACCTCAGCCACGAGGCAGCCGCATCAGCGGGGTTGCAGCCGTTGCCGGCTCCGGAAGGGGAAGGCTATATCGTGACCCTCAACGGGGAGCACTATCACCATATTCCCGATAAACCGGAAACCGATCAGGGAATCAACTACCTGGTCGACCGGGTCATTCCCGCATTGCAGGCGTGGACCTACCAGCAGGAAGACGGCCCTCGGGTCGACGTCCGTCGGATGGGCATCTCCAACCCGGTGATCACGATGGCGAAACAGCAGATCGTGAATCTGCAGCAGCGGAGCAAGAATTTCCGGGAGAAGCCTCGAATCAACGTGATTGATCCCCGGTCGAATCCGCAAAACACATTCGATCAGCCGATGGACGAAGGCAGTCTGCCGGAGACGGGACTGGGCTATGAAGATGGTCAGGTCCAGCCGGGTGCACGTCCAATGGACCTGCGGGAAGTCCATCAGACCCTGTTCCAGATTGAGTTCATCTGGAAGCCGATTCCGGAAGAGGAACGACTCGAAGCCGACCCGCTGGCCCCGGCGGATGCAGAGGGCAGCGGCGAAGATGGGGCTGATCCCGAAGCGACCTGA